The following coding sequences are from one Neurospora crassa OR74A linkage group I, whole genome shotgun sequence window:
- a CDS encoding U2 snRNP component prp10: MSDSDFEQIKKLQQERNAAAAAKSGSRSFDPANQRSDNSTKAKLGEIWDTDLYERNTGDKFAGYHTTLPAADGDDEEMEDADSGRRLVGQYTATRAQIDEFARGDGVEEDDPLAGRGEKSNRITDRETDYQKRRFDRVLTPTRADPFAANRQAGATDEGESYREIMERRELEREEERVRRAIEQKMKEGGPVEEHQPTLQDSGNKENEEAGSTEAAAGRKRKKRWDVASTDDATPAPEPKKRSRWDQAPSVPAPGAPGAEPKKRSRWDQAPSATPVGNVGLATPMHPTQTAVVPPAFGADAAGRYAPLSDEELDAMLPGPEQGYKILEPPPGYAPVRAPAHKLMQAPAPTTGFMMQDPDSGRMTGQQVPKEIPGVGDLQFFKPEDMAYFGKLTDGADEESLSVEELKERKIMRLLLKVKNGTPPMRKTALRQLTDNARNFGAGPLFNQILPLLMEKTLEDQERHLLVKVIDRILYKLDDMVRPYVHKILVVIEPLLIDQDYYARVEGREIISNLSKAAGLATMISVMRPDIDHVDEYVRNTTARAFAVVASALGIPALLPFLRAVCRSKKSWQARHTGVKIVQQIPILMGCAVLPHLKQLVDCIGPNLNDEQTKVRTVTSLAIAALAEASNPYGIESFDDILNPLWTGARKQRGKGLAGFLKAVGYIIPLMDEDYANYYTSQIMEILLREFASPDEEMKKVVLKVISQCAATDGVTAGYLKEHVLDEFFKSFWVRRMALDKRNYRQVVETTVDIGQKVGVSEILERIVANLKDESEAYRKMTVETVEKIVASLGAADIGERLEERLIDGILHAFQEQSVEDIVMLNGFGSVVNALGTRCKPYLPQIVSTILWRLNNKSATVRQQAADLISRIAMVMKQCGEDALMGKLGIVLYEYLGEEYPEVLGSILGALRSIVTVVGISQMQPPIKDLLPRLTPILRNRHEKVQENTIDLVGRIADRGPESVNAREWMRICFELLDMLKAHKKGIRRAANNTFGFIAKAIGPQDVLATLLNNLRVQERQSRVNTAVAIGIVAETCAPFTVLPALMNEYRVPELNVQNGVLKSLSFLFEYIGEMAKDYVYAVTPLLEDALIDRDQVHRQTAASVVKHIALGVVGLGCEDAMVHLLNLLYPNLFETSPHVIDRIVEAIEAIRMAVGPGLVLNYVWAGLFHPARKVRTPYWRLYNDAYVQCADAMVPYYPNLIEEGIDRTELAIVL; the protein is encoded by the coding sequence ATGTCGGACTCGGATTTTGAGCAGATCAAGAAGCTCCAGCAGGAGCGcaatgctgctgctgccgccaagAGCGGTTCGCGCAGCTTTGATCCTGCCAACCAACGATCCGACAACAGCACCAAAGCCAAGCTGGGAGAAATATGGGACACCGATCTGTATGAGCGCAACACCGGCGACAAGTTTGCGGGCTACCACACCACCCTGCCTGCTGCCGatggcgacgacgaagagatgGAAGATGCCGACTCCGGCCGCCGCCTAGTAGGACAGTACACCGCCACCCGAGCTCAGATCGATGAGTTTGCACGCGGCGATGGcgtcgaggaggatgatcCCCTGGCTGGCCGGGGCGAAAAGAGCAACCGCATCACCGACAGGGAGACCGACTACCAGAAGCGCCGATTTGACCGCGTTCTGACCCCTACACGAGCCGACCCATTTGCTGCCAACCGCCAAGCAGGTGCCACTGATGAAGGCGAGAGTTACCGGGAAATCATGGAACGCCGCGAGCTTGAGCGAGAGGAAGAGCGCGTACGGCGCGCCATTGAacagaagatgaaggagggcGGTCCGGTCGAGGAGCACCAGCCTACCCTTCAGGATTCCGGTAACAAGGAGAACGAGGAGGCTGGCTCTACTGAAGCTGCGGCTGGTCGGAAGCGCAAGAAGAGATGGGATGTCGCCTCTACAGATGATGCTACCCCGGCACCAGAGCCCAAGAAGAGGTCTAGGTGGGATCAAGCACCATCTGTTCCCGCTCCAGGGGCGCCAGGGGCGGAACCCAAGAAGCGATCCCGCTGGGACCAGGCGCCTTCTGCCACTCCTGTTGGTAATGTCGGCCTAGCTACCCCGATGCACCCTACCCAGACCGCTGTCGTGCCCCCAGCTTTCGGGGCTGATGCGGCCGGTCGCTACGCACCACTCAGCGACGAAGAGCTGGACGCGATGCTTCCAGGCCCCGAACAAGGTTACAAGATTCTTGAGCCGCCACCAGGGTATGCCCCCGTGCGAGCACCGGCACACAAGCTGATGCAGGCTCCGGCCCCAACAACGGGCTTCATGATGCAGGACCCCGACAGCGGACGGATGACAGGCCAGCAGGTGCCAAAGGAGATTCCCGGTGTGGGAGACCTGCAATTCTTCAAGCCCGAAGATATGGCATACTTCGGCAAGCTCACCGACGGAGCAGATGAGGAAAGTTTGAGTGTCGAAGAGctcaaggagagaaagatTATGAGGCTCTTGCTGAAGGTCAAGAACGGTACTCCTCCTATGAGAAAGACTGCGCTCAGACAATTGACAGATAATGCTCGCAACTTTGGTGCCGGCCCCCTCTTCAACCAAATTCTTCCTCTGCTCATGGAGAAAACATTGGAGGACCAGGAACGCCATCTTCTCGTCAAGGTTATTGATCGTATTTTGTACAAGCTCGATGACATGGTTCGACCATACGTTCACAAGATTCTCGTCGTTATCGAACCCCTTCTTATCGATCAGGACTACTATGCCCGTGTTGAGGGTCGGGAAATCATTTCGAACCTCAGCAAGGCTGCTGGTCTTGCCACAATGATCAGTGTCATGCGTCCAGATATTGATCACGTCGATGAATATGTCAGAAACACTACTGCCAGAGCCTTTGCCGTCGTTGCCTCGGCTCTGGGTATCCCAGCTCTGCTCCCCTTCTTGCGAGCTGTGTGCCGAAGCAAAAAGTCGTGGCAGGCTCGTCACACGGGTGTCAAGATCGTCCAGCAGATTCCCATCTTGATGGGCTGCGCAGTCTTGCCCCATCTCAAGCAGCTGGTTGACTGTATCGGACCCAACCTGAACGATGAACAGACCAAGGTCCGCACAGTGACCAGTTTGGCCATCGCAGCTCTCGCCGAGGCATCTAACCCCTACGGTATCGAGAGCTTTGATGATATTCTCAACCCCCTTTGGACCGGTGCCCGAAAGCAGCGAGGCAAGGGTCTGGCGGGTTTCCTCAAGGCTGTCGGTTATATTATCCCGCTTATGGATGAAGACTATGCCAACTATTACACCAGTCAGATTATGGAGATTCTGCTACGAGAATTTGCCTCTCCTGAtgaagagatgaagaaggtTGTGCTAAAGGTGATTTCACAGTGCGCCGCCACCGATGGAGTAACGGCTGGGTACCTAAAGGAGCATGTGCTGGACGAGTTCTTCAAGAGCTTTTGGGTACGGCGTATGGCTCTGGATAAGCGCAACTACCGACAGGTCGTTGAGACCACTGTCGACATTGGCCAAAAGGTTGGTGTCAGCGAGATTCTGGAAAGGATCGTAGCCAACCTAAAGGACGAGAGCGAAGCCTACCGCAAGATGACGGTGGAGACGGTTGAAAAGATTGTGGCCTCTCTCGGTGCTGCCGATATTGGCGAGCGTCTGGAAGAACGCCTTATCGATGGCATTCTTCATGCGTTCCAGGAACAGAGCGTGGAGGACATCGTTATGCTTAACGGCTTCGGTTCGGTGGTTAACGCATTAGGCACCCGATGCAAGCCTTACCTTCCTCAGATTGTCAGCACCATTCTTTGGCGTCTGAACAACAAGTCAGCTACTGTACGACAGCAAGCAGCCGATTTGATCTCCCGCATCGCCATGGTCATGAAGCAATGCGGTGAAGATGCCCTCATGGGTAAGCTTGGTATTGTTCTTTACGAGTATCTTGGCGAGGAGTATCCCGAGGTCCTTGGCTCTATTCTTGGTGCTCTCCGCTCCATTGTTACTGTCGTGGGTATCAGCCAGATGCAGCCCCCTATCAAGGATCTTCTGCCTCGCCTGACCCCTATTCTTCGTAACCGACACGAGAAGGTACAAGAGAACACGATTGATCTCGTAGGTCGTATTGCCGATCGCGGTCCAGAGAGTGTCAACGCCCGCGAATGGATGCGAATCTGCTTCGAGCTTCTCGACATGCTCAAGGCTCACAAGAAGGGCATCAGACGTGCTGCCAACAACACTTTCGGTTTCATTGCCAAGGCCATTGGTCCTCAGGATGTCCTTGCAACCCTTCTGAACAACCTCCGCGTTCAGGAGCGTCAGTCCCGTGTCAACACGGCCGTCGCCATCGGTATCGTTGCCGAGACATGCGCGCCCTTCACTGTGTTGCCTGCGCTCATGAACGAGTACCGCGTCCCCGAGCTCAACGTTCAGAACGGCGTGCTCAAGTcgctctccttcctcttcgagtACATCGGCGAGATGGCCAAGGACTATGTTTACGCCGTCACGCCACTCCTGGAGGACGCCCTCATTGACCGTGACCAGGTGCACAGACAAACAGCCGCTAGTGTTGTCAAGCACATTGCCCTTGGCGTTGTTGGTCTCGGTTGCGAGGATGCCATGGTTCACTTGCTCAACTTGCTGTATCCCAACCTTTTCGAGACCAGCCCCCACGTTATCGACCGCATCGTCGAGGCTATCGAGGCCATCAGGATGGCCGTTGGTCCGGGACTGGTCCTCAACTACGTCTGGGCCGGTCTTTTCCACCCGGCAAGAAAGGTACGGACACCATATTGGCGTCTGTACAACGATGCATACGTCCAGTGCGCGGACGCTATGGTGCCGTATTATCCCAACCTCATCGAGGAGGGCATCGACAGGACGGAGTTGGCGATTGTGCTTTAG